Proteins found in one Rhodobacteraceae bacterium D3-12 genomic segment:
- the ccmI gene encoding c-type cytochrome biogenesis protein CcmI — translation MIFWITAVAIALVVTAVFVLTLLRAKPAAEHPAEYDLRVYRDQLREVERDLARGIINEADAERIRTEVGRRVLTADAKLRDSANGAAQPKGPTRALAALVALAVLVGTAALYPVLGTPGKRDQPQQARIAASDQLRATRMSQSDYEAKVREEQGDRKQPPPDPQFAELMTKLRKAVADNPNDLQGQQLLARNEASLGNYTASYTAQQDVIRLKGDTASAADFSSQAEMMIRATGGYVSPQAEEALKQALTRDPRNQPARYFTALMYAQNDRPDMAFRLMDRLLQESRPEAPWVPAIRGQIEELAWRAGVRYQLPEAKPATRGPSSADIANAANLSAAQRMEMVRGMVQGLSERLASQGGSAEDWGKLIAALSVIGEQKRAADIWGEAQKVFAEKADQLAIVQQGAIRAGLVPDPNKPNAGKPSIAVPAPAVPGLPGPSAEDVKNAAELSAAERKEMIKGMVANLSDRLQSDGGTANEWARLITSHATLGDMPAAKEALTLAKAALADDPAALETIRAAAKSAGLAE, via the coding sequence ATGATTTTCTGGATCACCGCCGTCGCTATCGCCCTCGTCGTGACAGCCGTCTTCGTGCTCACGCTGCTCAGGGCAAAACCGGCTGCCGAACACCCCGCTGAATATGATCTGCGCGTCTATCGCGACCAACTGCGCGAAGTCGAACGCGACCTCGCCCGCGGTATCATCAATGAGGCCGATGCCGAACGGATCCGCACCGAAGTCGGTCGCCGCGTCCTGACCGCTGATGCGAAGCTGCGCGACAGCGCGAATGGAGCGGCCCAACCCAAGGGTCCGACCCGTGCGCTCGCCGCGCTCGTTGCCCTTGCAGTGCTTGTCGGCACGGCTGCACTCTATCCCGTCCTTGGGACGCCCGGCAAACGCGACCAGCCACAACAAGCCCGTATTGCCGCCTCGGATCAGCTCCGCGCCACCCGCATGTCGCAATCAGACTACGAAGCCAAGGTGCGAGAGGAGCAAGGCGACAGAAAGCAACCTCCCCCCGACCCGCAATTCGCCGAGCTTATGACCAAGCTTCGCAAAGCCGTGGCCGACAACCCCAATGACCTTCAAGGTCAGCAGCTTCTTGCGCGCAACGAAGCCTCCCTTGGCAACTATACGGCCTCTTACACCGCGCAACAGGACGTAATCCGCCTCAAGGGCGACACAGCAAGCGCCGCTGACTTCTCTTCTCAGGCCGAAATGATGATCCGCGCCACGGGCGGCTATGTCTCCCCGCAAGCAGAAGAAGCCCTCAAACAGGCCCTGACCCGCGATCCGCGCAATCAACCCGCCCGCTATTTCACCGCGTTGATGTATGCCCAGAATGACCGCCCGGACATGGCCTTCCGCCTGATGGACCGCTTGCTTCAGGAAAGCCGCCCTGAGGCGCCTTGGGTTCCCGCGATCCGCGGTCAAATCGAAGAACTCGCTTGGCGGGCTGGCGTGCGCTACCAGCTCCCCGAAGCAAAACCCGCCACCCGCGGGCCAAGCAGCGCAGATATCGCCAACGCGGCTAATCTCTCGGCGGCGCAGCGGATGGAAATGGTGCGCGGCATGGTCCAAGGTCTCTCTGAACGCCTTGCCAGCCAAGGGGGCAGCGCCGAAGACTGGGGCAAATTGATTGCGGCGCTCTCTGTCATCGGCGAGCAAAAACGCGCCGCCGACATCTGGGGCGAAGCGCAAAAGGTATTCGCCGAAAAAGCCGACCAGCTTGCAATTGTCCAACAAGGCGCCATCCGCGCCGGTCTCGTGCCCGATCCGAACAAACCGAATGCGGGCAAACCGTCAATCGCCGTCCCCGCCCCTGCCGTTCCCGGCCTCCCCGGTCCCAGCGCCGAAGACGTTAAAAACGCCGCCGAGCTGAGCGCGGCAGAGCGTAAGGAAATGATCAAAGGAATGGTGGCAAACCTCTCCGACCGCCTCCAAAGCGATGGCGGAACCGCCAATGAATGGGCGCGGCTGATCACTTCTCACGCCACCCTCGGTGACATGCCTGCCGCGAAGGAGGCGCTCACCCTGGCCAAAGCCGCGCTTGCGGACGACCCTGCTGCGTTGGAAACCATCCGCGCCGCCGCCAAATCCGCCGGTCTCGCCGAATGA
- a CDS encoding sulfite exporter TauE/SafE family protein translates to MPELSLLIAMGVLLVVIGGVAGVLAGLLGVGGGIVLVPAFFYAFQTLGYDGPQLMQVCLATSLATIIVTSVRSVLSHNKKGAVDWDILRGWAPGIVVGAVLGMMVAANLRSSTLQGIFGVLGLVVAIYLGFGRQHWRLGEEMPKGAARAGMSPGVGFLSVLMGIGGGSFGVPIMTLYGTAIHRAVATAAGFGVIIAVPSVIGFLFLEIDPATRPPLTIGAVNLVAFGIVIVMTLITAPLGVKLAHSMDPKPLKRVFAAFLALVAVNMLRKALGW, encoded by the coding sequence ATGCCGGAACTGTCGCTTTTGATCGCCATGGGCGTTCTATTGGTCGTAATTGGCGGGGTTGCTGGCGTGCTTGCCGGTTTGTTGGGCGTGGGCGGTGGGATTGTTCTTGTCCCGGCGTTTTTCTACGCGTTTCAAACGCTTGGCTATGACGGGCCGCAGTTGATGCAGGTCTGTCTGGCGACGTCATTGGCGACGATCATCGTTACATCTGTGCGATCCGTTTTGAGCCATAACAAGAAGGGCGCGGTGGATTGGGACATCTTGCGCGGCTGGGCTCCGGGGATTGTTGTCGGGGCGGTGTTAGGCATGATGGTGGCAGCGAACCTGCGGTCATCGACCTTGCAGGGAATTTTCGGCGTTTTGGGGCTGGTTGTCGCTATTTACCTTGGCTTCGGGCGGCAGCATTGGCGGTTGGGTGAAGAAATGCCCAAAGGCGCGGCGCGGGCGGGCATGTCGCCCGGTGTTGGCTTTCTTTCGGTTTTGATGGGCATTGGTGGGGGCAGTTTCGGCGTTCCAATCATGACCCTATATGGCACCGCGATACACCGAGCGGTGGCGACGGCAGCGGGGTTTGGGGTGATCATTGCCGTGCCGTCTGTTATTGGCTTTTTGTTCCTTGAAATTGATCCGGCAACACGTCCGCCGCTGACCATCGGGGCGGTGAACCTTGTGGCGTTCGGTATTGTCATTGTGATGACTTTGATCACTGCGCCTTTGGGTGTGAAGCTGGCGCATTCGATGGATCCGAAACCGTTGAAGCGTGTGTTTGCAGCGTTCTTGGCCTTGGTCGCAGTCAACATGCTGCGCAAAGCGTTGGGGTGGTAG
- a CDS encoding sarcosine oxidase subunit delta yields the protein MLILECPYCGVKSEESEFHGGGEAHIKRFGPGSNDDEFHDYLFAKENPKGVHFERWRHVNGCGNWFHVARCTATLEVFGSYSAQTTEPPKDIRDKITAKRPGWRWRDFA from the coding sequence ATGCTGATCCTGGAATGCCCCTATTGCGGCGTCAAATCAGAAGAATCCGAATTTCATGGTGGTGGTGAGGCGCATATCAAGCGGTTTGGCCCCGGATCGAATGATGACGAGTTTCATGATTACCTATTTGCCAAGGAAAACCCAAAAGGCGTGCATTTTGAGCGTTGGCGGCATGTAAACGGCTGTGGCAATTGGTTTCATGTGGCGCGCTGCACGGCCACGCTTGAGGTGTTTGGCAGCTATAGTGCGCAGACAACCGAGCCGCCCAAAGACATCAGAGACAAGATAACGGCCAAGCGGCCGGGATGGCGCTGGAGGGATTTTGCATGA
- a CDS encoding GTP-binding protein, with protein sequence MSGRIPVTVLSGYLGAGKTTIINRLLGGTHGVRLGVLVNDFGPVNIDAKLIAAEGDDLIELSNGCVCCSIGDDLGEVLSKIAARPDKPERLLLEASGVADPARIAMLAGHWPGFELDCVIVAVDGETVQARARDKFVGRLIHTQFQAADMIVLTKGDLIGPEAEGAVRQWLRTLRSETRVFSAVNGEVPVEILLGEGRRCAPPEVQSEGHVHFTTGVWHPSGPVDCALLGQVLSALPPTIHRVKGFVTDAETGASMLIQVVGARCRLTRVDPVADPCLVLIGSGAGKDLDVLYRRFDECLGQGGG encoded by the coding sequence ATGAGCGGGCGTATCCCTGTCACTGTTTTGTCAGGCTACTTGGGAGCGGGCAAAACCACGATCATCAACCGGCTTCTAGGCGGAACCCATGGGGTGCGGCTGGGTGTTTTGGTCAATGATTTCGGGCCGGTCAATATTGATGCCAAGTTGATTGCGGCGGAAGGTGACGATCTTATCGAGCTTTCGAATGGTTGCGTTTGTTGTTCGATTGGGGACGACCTTGGCGAGGTGCTTAGCAAAATTGCCGCGCGCCCCGACAAACCAGAGCGGCTATTGCTGGAAGCGAGCGGTGTGGCCGATCCGGCAAGGATCGCGATGTTGGCCGGGCATTGGCCGGGTTTTGAGCTGGATTGCGTGATCGTGGCGGTGGATGGCGAAACTGTTCAGGCGCGGGCGCGGGACAAGTTTGTCGGCCGTTTGATCCACACGCAATTTCAGGCGGCAGATATGATCGTGCTGACCAAGGGCGATCTGATCGGACCAGAGGCGGAAGGAGCGGTTCGACAGTGGTTGCGCACGCTGCGGTCCGAAACGAGGGTTTTTTCGGCGGTAAACGGTGAGGTTCCGGTGGAAATTCTACTGGGCGAAGGGAGGCGGTGCGCACCGCCGGAGGTGCAAAGCGAGGGGCATGTGCATTTCACGACAGGTGTTTGGCACCCAAGCGGGCCGGTTGATTGTGCCTTGCTGGGCCAAGTTTTGAGCGCGTTGCCCCCGACTATTCACCGCGTAAAAGGCTTTGTTACGGATGCCGAGACCGGCGCGAGCATGTTAATACAGGTGGTCGGGGCGCGCTGTCGCCTTACGCGCGTGGATCCGGTGGCTGATCCCTGCCTTGTTCTGATTGGGTCAGGGGCGGGCAAGGATTTGGATGTTCTTTACCGCCGCTTCGATGAGTGTCTTGGCCAAGGGGGCGGCTAA
- the ruvX gene encoding Holliday junction resolvase RuvX, with protein sequence MIIEDTAEFAATLPRAGALAGLDLGDKTIGVAVSDGLRSVATPLETIRRRKFTLDAARLAEIIADRALTGIVLGLPRNMDGSEGPRCQSTRAFARNLARLTELPITFWDERLSTVAAERALLEADTSRKRRAEVIDHVAASYILQGLLDRLRHINND encoded by the coding sequence ATGATCATCGAGGACACAGCAGAATTTGCCGCCACCCTGCCCCGCGCCGGTGCTCTCGCCGGGCTCGACCTTGGCGACAAGACCATCGGCGTGGCGGTGTCAGACGGGCTGCGCTCGGTCGCGACCCCGCTTGAAACGATCCGGCGGCGCAAGTTTACCCTTGATGCCGCCCGCTTGGCCGAAATCATCGCTGACCGCGCCCTCACCGGCATTGTCCTTGGTCTGCCCCGCAACATGGACGGCTCCGAAGGCCCACGCTGCCAATCCACCCGCGCCTTTGCGCGCAACCTTGCGCGTCTAACCGAACTGCCAATCACCTTTTGGGATGAACGCCTGTCCACAGTCGCGGCTGAACGCGCCCTGCTTGAGGCGGATACGTCACGAAAACGTCGCGCCGAGGTGATCGACCATGTCGCGGCCTCCTATATCCTACAAGGGCTGCTCGACCGGTTAAGGCATATCAATAATGACTGA
- a CDS encoding sarcosine oxidase subunit beta family protein, which produces MRRYSAFAVAREAARYHSGWGRAWRSPQPKKKYDVIIVGAGGHGLATAFYLGKNFGITNVAIIEKGWLGGGNTGRNTTIIRSNYLQDASAAIYEKARSLYETMSQDLNYNVMFSPRGVLMLAQTEHEVRGYKRTAHANMLQGVTTEFVGPERVKELVPIISLDGPRYPVLGGLWQARGGTGRHDAVAWGYARACSDMGMDIIQQCEVTGVRQDGGKVIGVDTTKGAIDCDKLGMVVAGHAGVLAEKAGFRLPLESVALQALVSEPIKPCMDIVVMANTVHGYMSQSDKGEMVIGGGTDGYNNYTQRGSFHHIEETVRALIETFPMISRLKMLRQWGGIVDVTGDRSPILSKAPVEGVFVNCGWGTGGFKSIPGSGWGFAELMAKGHSPLTEEFGLNRFHEGRFIDESVAAGVAH; this is translated from the coding sequence ATGAGACGTTATTCAGCCTTTGCCGTGGCCCGTGAGGCCGCACGGTATCATAGCGGATGGGGGCGTGCATGGCGTTCGCCCCAACCCAAGAAAAAGTATGACGTAATTATCGTCGGTGCCGGGGGGCATGGGCTGGCGACGGCGTTTTACCTCGGCAAGAACTTCGGGATCACCAATGTGGCGATCATCGAGAAAGGTTGGCTTGGCGGCGGGAATACCGGGCGGAACACGACGATCATCCGTTCGAATTACCTTCAGGACGCGAGTGCCGCGATTTATGAAAAAGCACGCTCGCTTTACGAGACGATGAGTCAGGACCTGAACTATAACGTGATGTTCAGCCCGCGTGGCGTGTTGATGCTGGCCCAGACCGAACATGAGGTGCGCGGTTACAAGCGCACGGCGCATGCCAATATGCTGCAAGGGGTGACGACCGAGTTTGTCGGACCGGAGCGGGTGAAAGAACTGGTGCCGATCATTTCGCTTGATGGGCCGCGATACCCTGTTTTGGGCGGGCTGTGGCAGGCACGTGGCGGCACCGGGCGGCATGACGCTGTGGCTTGGGGCTATGCACGGGCCTGTTCGGATATGGGGATGGACATTATCCAGCAATGCGAAGTGACCGGCGTGCGCCAAGACGGCGGCAAGGTGATCGGTGTGGACACCACCAAAGGTGCGATTGATTGCGACAAGCTGGGCATGGTTGTGGCCGGGCACGCAGGGGTTCTGGCCGAGAAAGCCGGGTTCCGCCTGCCGCTGGAGAGCGTGGCCTTGCAGGCGCTGGTAAGTGAGCCGATCAAGCCGTGCATGGATATCGTCGTTATGGCCAATACGGTGCATGGATACATGTCACAGTCCGACAAGGGCGAGATGGTGATTGGCGGCGGCACGGATGGCTATAACAACTATACCCAACGCGGCAGTTTCCATCACATCGAAGAGACGGTGCGTGCGCTGATCGAAACCTTTCCCATGATCTCGCGGTTGAAAATGCTGCGGCAATGGGGCGGAATCGTCGATGTGACGGGGGATCGCTCTCCGATCTTGTCCAAGGCGCCGGTTGAAGGGGTTTTTGTTAACTGCGGCTGGGGCACGGGCGGGTTCAAGTCAATCCCCGGCTCGGGCTGGGGCTTTGCGGAACTGATGGCCAAGGGGCATTCACCCCTTACGGAAGAATTTGGCTTGAACCGCTTCCACGAGGGGCGGTTCATTGACGAAAGCGTCGCGGCGGGGGTGGCGCATTGA
- a CDS encoding DUF1289 domain-containing protein, translating to MTDDTLWERNEIESPCVQICVIHPEARICTGCHRTGDEIARWSRMTPEERRTIMDELDARTALLRKRRGGRAARLSRS from the coding sequence ATGACTGACGACACCCTCTGGGAACGCAACGAAATCGAAAGCCCTTGCGTGCAAATTTGCGTGATCCATCCCGAGGCGCGGATCTGCACTGGCTGTCATCGCACCGGCGATGAAATCGCCCGCTGGTCGCGCATGACACCTGAAGAACGTCGCACCATCATGGACGAACTCGACGCCCGCACAGCTCTCCTTCGCAAACGCCGCGGCGGGCGTGCTGCCCGCCTATCGCGAAGCTGA
- a CDS encoding cupin domain-containing protein gives MTAKPERGQEQARQLSAENSSAPVGRQIRELRRSRGLTLTALAAEIGRSVGHLSELERGISPITLDTLDKIAVCLDVSISWFFSSGSLEETPESGLVVRRGNRRELRLSRAGIREELLSPHLAGELEMILTTFKPGAQTGEDGRQRKGEECGFVVSGQLELTIDGKEILLEEGDSFQLPKTGRHWCRNPGDVETRIVWVFGSAHF, from the coding sequence ATGACAGCGAAACCGGAGAGGGGGCAGGAACAGGCCAGACAGCTATCGGCTGAAAATTCCAGTGCTCCGGTTGGGCGCCAGATTCGTGAGCTGCGCCGCTCGCGAGGATTGACCTTGACCGCGCTGGCGGCAGAGATTGGCCGGTCTGTTGGCCATTTGAGCGAGCTGGAACGCGGCATTAGCCCAATCACGCTGGATACGCTGGATAAAATTGCGGTGTGTCTGGACGTCTCGATCAGTTGGTTTTTCTCGTCGGGCAGTCTTGAAGAGACGCCGGAGAGCGGATTGGTCGTGCGCCGGGGCAATCGGCGGGAACTGAGGCTCAGCCGGGCGGGCATTCGTGAGGAACTGCTTTCGCCGCATCTGGCGGGAGAGTTGGAGATGATCCTGACGACGTTTAAGCCGGGTGCGCAAACCGGCGAAGACGGACGCCAGCGCAAAGGCGAGGAATGTGGTTTCGTTGTCTCGGGGCAATTGGAGCTGACCATCGACGGGAAAGAAATCCTGCTTGAGGAAGGGGACAGTTTTCAGCTTCCCAAGACGGGGCGACATTGGTGCCGCAACCCGGGGGATGTCGAAACCAGAATTGTTTGGGTCTTTGGCAGCGCCCACTTTTAA
- the dusA gene encoding tRNA dihydrouridine(20/20a) synthase DusA encodes MNRDTQHTQPWRLSVAPMMDWTDRHCRYLHRLLSRNTLLYTEMVTSPALVRGGALHLLRFSPEEHPVALQLGGSDPNELAEAARMGADAGYDEINLNVGCPSDRVQSGTFGAVLMREPDLVARCCEAMRKAVDVDVTVKCRIGVDEQEPSEVLPDFLNRVADAGVGRFAIHARKAWLQGLSPKENRDVPPLDYDLVHEMKARFPDLNLSVNGGIETLEQAKSFLDAGLDGVMVGRAAYHQPTDILARADSEIYGAASAPADPVNIALAMLPYIERHLGEGGKLGQVTRHMLGLFAGRPGARAWRRVLSEGAHKPDAGPELVEKALGYITAARDAA; translated from the coding sequence ATGAACCGCGATACGCAACATACCCAACCTTGGCGTCTCTCCGTCGCGCCTATGATGGATTGGACGGACCGGCATTGCCGGTATCTGCACCGATTGTTGAGCCGAAACACGTTGCTTTATACCGAGATGGTGACGTCTCCGGCGTTGGTGCGGGGCGGCGCATTACATCTGTTGCGGTTTTCGCCCGAAGAGCATCCGGTGGCGTTGCAACTGGGTGGGTCTGATCCGAATGAGCTTGCCGAGGCTGCGCGGATGGGGGCGGATGCAGGGTATGACGAGATCAACCTGAATGTGGGCTGTCCGAGTGACAGGGTTCAGTCGGGCACCTTCGGGGCGGTTCTGATGCGCGAACCAGACCTTGTTGCGCGGTGTTGCGAGGCGATGCGCAAAGCCGTGGATGTTGATGTGACGGTGAAGTGCCGGATTGGTGTGGATGAGCAGGAGCCAAGCGAGGTTCTACCCGATTTTCTGAACCGTGTTGCGGATGCGGGGGTGGGCCGCTTTGCGATCCATGCGCGCAAAGCATGGTTGCAGGGGCTGAGCCCAAAGGAAAACCGTGATGTGCCGCCGCTGGATTATGATCTGGTGCATGAGATGAAAGCACGATTCCCGGACCTTAATCTGTCGGTGAATGGCGGGATTGAGACGCTTGAGCAGGCCAAGTCGTTTTTGGATGCCGGTCTGGATGGGGTGATGGTGGGGCGTGCGGCCTATCATCAGCCGACTGATATTCTGGCGCGTGCGGACAGCGAGATTTATGGGGCAGCCAGCGCCCCTGCTGACCCGGTGAACATCGCTTTGGCAATGCTGCCTTATATCGAACGGCATTTGGGTGAAGGCGGGAAGTTGGGTCAGGTGACGCGGCATATGCTGGGCCTTTTTGCCGGGCGACCGGGCGCGCGGGCGTGGCGGAGGGTGTTGTCTGAGGGCGCGCACAAGCCGGATGCCGGGCCGGAATTGGTGGAAAAGGCTCTCGGCTATATTACTGCGGCGCGCGACGCGGCTTAG
- a CDS encoding amidohydrolase, protein MSEITVFTARKIITMNESNPEARAVAVRDGQIIEVGTLETMAPWLDQHPHAIDRQFEDRVLMPGFIDPHLHPTLGAILLPCHFITAMEWVLPDRTCAPVTNHDDYLARLSDIVENESEGEEIVVTWGFHRIWHGNVDREALNRVSATKPIFVWQRSFHEIIANDAAIEWIGTPRDDLERHPQIDLETGRFFETGMQITAQAMNRVLLAPERYMRGLELVKQTVHLGGHTTIGELAYPLMDDALEWEVLTRALDNDQTPFRMKIVPRGLLRGGFDGDAAEDVTRVNGYATRSTDKLFFGNNVKLFTDGGFFAELMQMQEPGFIDGHHGEWLMAPEAFETHARAFWLEGKQIHVHCTGDMGLELALDTLQKLQDEKPRFNHRFTIEHFGVSTPEQVRRIQDLCAIVSANVYYLHELGEAYWLNSIGHERASSMARLGAVERAGVPFALHSDFTMAPAKPLNSAWVAVNRFAESGAVMGAEERVTLDAALRAITIDAAYIIGMEDQVGSIRAGKKADFTVLEQDPYEIAPEKLCDIEIWGTVFEGTPFPIAK, encoded by the coding sequence ATGTCAGAGATAACCGTCTTCACGGCCCGCAAGATCATCACCATGAATGAGTCCAACCCAGAGGCGCGCGCAGTTGCGGTGCGTGACGGGCAAATTATCGAGGTTGGCACGCTTGAAACGATGGCGCCGTGGCTGGACCAGCACCCGCACGCAATAGACCGACAGTTTGAGGATCGCGTGTTGATGCCCGGCTTCATTGATCCGCATCTACATCCGACACTTGGGGCGATCCTGTTGCCCTGTCATTTTATCACTGCCATGGAGTGGGTTCTTCCCGATCGGACCTGTGCACCGGTGACAAATCACGACGATTATCTGGCACGATTGTCTGACATCGTTGAAAACGAATCCGAGGGCGAGGAGATTGTCGTTACCTGGGGGTTTCATCGCATTTGGCATGGCAACGTCGACAGGGAAGCCTTGAACCGTGTTTCGGCCACCAAGCCGATTTTTGTTTGGCAACGCTCGTTTCATGAAATCATCGCCAATGATGCCGCAATTGAATGGATTGGCACGCCGCGAGACGATTTGGAACGGCACCCGCAGATTGATCTGGAAACGGGGCGGTTTTTTGAGACGGGCATGCAGATTACCGCGCAGGCGATGAACCGGGTTTTACTGGCGCCGGAGCGCTATATGAGGGGACTGGAGCTTGTAAAACAGACCGTGCATCTTGGCGGTCACACGACGATCGGGGAGTTGGCCTATCCGCTGATGGACGATGCGTTGGAGTGGGAGGTATTGACCCGCGCGCTTGATAACGACCAGACGCCATTTCGGATGAAGATCGTGCCGCGCGGCCTGTTGCGTGGCGGTTTCGATGGCGATGCCGCAGAGGACGTAACACGGGTGAACGGCTATGCGACGCGCAGCACGGACAAGCTGTTTTTCGGGAACAACGTAAAGCTGTTCACCGATGGCGGTTTTTTTGCCGAGCTGATGCAAATGCAGGAGCCGGGTTTTATTGACGGGCATCATGGAGAGTGGCTGATGGCGCCAGAAGCCTTTGAAACCCACGCGCGTGCATTCTGGTTAGAGGGCAAGCAGATCCACGTGCATTGCACCGGCGATATGGGGCTGGAGCTTGCGCTGGATACGCTTCAGAAATTGCAGGATGAAAAGCCGCGTTTCAATCACCGCTTTACCATCGAGCATTTCGGGGTATCGACGCCGGAGCAGGTGCGGCGGATCCAGGATTTGTGTGCGATCGTTTCCGCCAATGTTTACTATCTGCATGAGTTGGGCGAGGCGTATTGGCTGAATTCTATCGGCCACGAACGGGCGTCAAGCATGGCGCGATTGGGTGCGGTTGAGCGCGCAGGCGTGCCTTTTGCTCTGCATTCGGATTTCACCATGGCCCCGGCGAAACCGCTCAATTCCGCATGGGTTGCCGTTAACCGGTTTGCGGAATCGGGCGCGGTGATGGGCGCCGAGGAGCGGGTGACGCTTGATGCGGCGCTGCGTGCAATCACCATTGACGCCGCCTATATCATCGGGATGGAAGATCAGGTCGGTTCGATCCGTGCGGGCAAGAAGGCGGATTTCACGGTGCTTGAACAAGATCCGTATGAGATTGCCCCCGAAAAGCTGTGCGATATTGAGATCTGGGGCACGGTGTTTGAAGGCACTCCATTTCCGATTGCCAAATGA
- a CDS encoding ABC transporter substrate-binding protein, translating to MLDKLTKSIRSAVPIALAGTLALTTPAFADPKDGGTLTTFTTGYRTLNPAVQSGAATGMPGSQIFAGLVSVGADYEIQPYLAKSWTISDDFLTVTFKLVDNARFHDGQPITSEDVKFSMEGVRENHPFGRAMFGSVANIETPAADTVVLTLSKPVPGLMVSLQPLLMPIIPKHIYGDGQPLKTHPRNMENVVGSGPFKVLENNPAERLVLVKNDDFFIEGKPHLDRIAFPLVKDPLTRVLMLEKGEIAYAGFSGIRPNDAKRLEKVDGVTVTTDGYGAIGYIHYLELNLRDKPFSDHKVREAIARAVDTNFLSKVIFGGRTVPGTGPLHTGNPFYSADVPIYAPDLDKAAALLDEAGYPVGDDGTRFSFTLDVPSWAPAAHVPMAEYTQAQLAKLNIKVELRKAPDFGTWVKRISSWEYEATVNGSFNYPDPTIGVHRHFDCDNIKNVIWSNTQAYCDPEMDKMLDAAAVESDFDKRAAIYAAIQKKTQEDLAFIYMPQDFSVTVYNDTVKGLPNSPFGALAPFSDVYLDE from the coding sequence ATGTTAGATAAATTGACCAAATCCATAAGAAGCGCGGTGCCAATCGCGCTTGCTGGCACGCTTGCGCTCACAACGCCTGCCTTTGCAGACCCCAAAGACGGCGGCACGCTGACCACGTTCACAACCGGCTACCGCACATTGAACCCTGCCGTTCAATCCGGCGCGGCCACCGGCATGCCCGGATCGCAAATCTTCGCCGGTCTGGTTTCGGTCGGAGCAGACTACGAGATCCAGCCATATCTCGCAAAAAGCTGGACGATCTCGGATGATTTCCTGACCGTAACGTTCAAACTTGTCGACAACGCCCGCTTCCATGACGGCCAGCCAATCACCAGCGAAGACGTCAAATTCTCAATGGAGGGCGTGCGCGAAAACCACCCCTTTGGACGCGCAATGTTCGGCAGCGTCGCAAACATCGAAACCCCTGCTGCGGATACAGTGGTCCTGACTCTGTCCAAACCGGTGCCGGGCCTCATGGTGTCGCTTCAGCCCCTGTTGATGCCGATCATTCCAAAACACATCTACGGCGACGGCCAACCGCTTAAAACCCACCCGCGCAACATGGAAAACGTGGTCGGTTCCGGCCCGTTCAAAGTGCTTGAAAACAACCCGGCCGAGCGGCTCGTGCTGGTCAAGAACGACGATTTCTTTATCGAAGGCAAACCGCATCTCGACCGGATCGCCTTCCCCCTCGTCAAAGACCCTTTGACGCGCGTCTTGATGCTGGAAAAAGGCGAAATCGCCTATGCCGGCTTTTCTGGCATCCGCCCCAATGATGCAAAACGGCTGGAAAAGGTCGACGGCGTGACGGTGACCACCGATGGCTACGGCGCGATTGGCTATATCCACTATCTCGAACTCAATCTGCGCGACAAACCGTTCAGCGACCACAAGGTCCGCGAAGCAATCGCCCGCGCGGTCGACACCAACTTCCTTTCCAAGGTGATCTTTGGCGGGCGCACCGTTCCCGGCACCGGGCCGCTGCACACAGGAAACCCGTTCTACTCCGCCGACGTCCCGATCTATGCCCCTGATCTGGACAAGGCCGCCGCCCTTTTGGACGAGGCGGGATACCCCGTTGGCGACGACGGCACACGTTTTAGCTTTACGCTCGACGTTCCAAGCTGGGCCCCTGCCGCGCATGTTCCCATGGCCGAATACACACAGGCCCAACTGGCCAAGCTCAACATCAAGGTCGAGCTGCGCAAAGCCCCCGATTTCGGCACATGGGTCAAGCGGATTTCAAGCTGGGAGTATGAAGCCACCGTCAATGGGTCGTTCAACTATCCCGATCCCACCATCGGCGTGCACCGGCATTTCGACTGCGACAATATCAAGAACGTGATCTGGTCCAACACCCAAGCCTACTGTGACCCGGAAATGGACAAGATGCTGGATGCAGCGGCCGTAGAATCCGACTTTGACAAGCGCGCAGCGATCTATGCCGCGATCCAGAAGAAGACCCAAGAAGACCTCGCCTTCATCTACATGCCGCAGGATTTCTCGGTCACCGTCTACAATGACACGGTGAAAGGTCTGCCCAACTCGCCCTTCGGCGCGCTGGCACCTTTCTCTGACGTCTATCTCGACGAGTAA